One genomic region from Magnolia sinica isolate HGM2019 unplaced genomic scaffold, MsV1 ctg238, whole genome shotgun sequence encodes:
- the LOC131236127 gene encoding disease resistance RPP13-like protein 4, with product MADAVVSILLDNLVSLLESEGRQLLEFDDRFEETKEELKYMQSYLKDADQVKIKERNETFKTIMRDLRELVYDAEDVIADCHLLFHKKDKGCAPNFMSYCSPALLKSRHQMGKRLMETNKKIEVVQGKMNSYLQTAPRHTGKDEDGRNMPMTYPILMHEAEMVGLEDDSGKVRNWILKADGPSTIVGIVGMGGIGKTTLAQKICHSESVKKSFNHLVFVTVSQSFKLDELLKKMLKKLDVEEESLRGKDVEELLESLNRKLDAKYLVALDDVWETNKGMWWDSLKSGLPRVEGSCIIVTTRNEEVAKSMGAAGRHIHYPQTLSNEDSWSLFSKIAFARTGGKCTNPDLEGLGKQIVARCGGLPLAIKVVGGMMVGKSDSIHEWRRISEHLKEELGIDEKDELIISRLELSYEELPTHLKPCFLCFAMFPEDFEIDVENMVNWWIGEGFVWGRNGKTAFEIGEECLSELFNRFLILGVVKDTFERSYVWCKMHDMVRDMVIRIAREESFFVRLDWGGSPAFSERSRRLGIVGNTAVESIGNSTTSLRALVGVSIQNKEMITSLKTILCKVRWLRVLSLSLSYTNLDVVCSDWLGGIGSLQHLVYLNIESSSALISLPDSIGNLRNLRILRLWLCPNLKRLPVSITTLEKLTAIQIDFQSLECMPEGLGKLSNLERLGWFSPVNKNGSGISELKSLTKLRELRMEMKSVEEIEEGEWNVLSMLQHLQILWLKFGEISVERDGIVKKIEGELSPLKSLKELYIWNWRGERTPAWLSPTSLPTLQFLEIWRGGIREMGPRFWDSESGVWKVEVLVLGRLPWMEEEWQRMRRAMPSLRLLKVRNCPKLKLFPFDVTVDIWKWKIWRREEEDSGLLLKGAAEEEEEEEEAGMYAHAFPTAFLAQISSGNLSCPDKHHKCHVCCVWTQY from the exons ATGGCAGATGCTGTCGTCAGTATTCTTCTAGATAATTTGGTGTCATTACTTGAAAGTGAAGGTCGACAACTACTTGAATTTGATGACCGGTTTGAAGAAACAAAGGAGGAGCTCAAGTACATGCAGAGCTATCTCAAGGATGCTGATCAGGTGAAGATTAAAGAGAGGAATGAGACTTTCAAGACAATAATGAGAGACTTAAGAGAGCTGGTATatgatgctgaggatgtaatagcAGATTGTCATCTTCTATTCCATAAAAAAGACAAAGGGTGTGCACCCAATTTTATGAGTTATTGCTCTCCTGCCCTTTTGAAATCCCGCCATCAGATGGGAAAGCGGTTGAtggaaacaaataaaaaaatagaagtgGTGCAAGGGAAGATGAATTCCTACTTACAAACAGCTCCTCGTCACACTGGCAAAGATGAAGATGGTAGGAATATGCCAATGACCTACCCAATCCTAATGCATGAAGCTGAAATGGTAGGATTAGAAGATGACTCAGGAAAGGTTAGAAATTGGATCTTAAAAGCAGATGGACCCTCAACAATTGTTGGAATAGTTGGAATGGGGGGAATCGGTAAAACCACACTCGCTCAAAAGATATGTCATAGTGAGAGTGTGAAAAAATCTTTTAATCACTTGGTTTTTGTTACTGTTTCTCAAAGTTTCAAATTGGACGAATTGCTAAAGAAGATGCTAAAAAAGCTAGATGTAGAAGAGGAATCTCTGAGGGGAAAGGATGTTGAGGAGCTATTGGAAAGTCTCAACAGGAAATTAGATGCGAAATACTTGGTAGCTTTAGATGATGTTTGGGAAACAAATAAAGGGATGTGGTGGGATAGTTTGAAGTCTGGTTTGCCCCGAGTGGAGGGTAGTTGCATTATTGTTACAACTAGGAATGAAGAGGTTGCTAAATCAATGGGAGCTGCCGGCAGACACATACACTATccccaaactctttcaaatgaaGATAGCTGGTCCTTATTCAGTAAAATAGCTTTTGCAAGAACCGGAGGTAAGTGCACAAATCCAGACTTGGAGGGCTTGGGAAAGCAGATTGTTGCGAGGTGCGGGGGACTGCCATTAGCAATCAAGGTTGTGGGTGGAATGATGGTGGGAAAGAGTGATTCTATCCATGAATGGAGGCGAATATCAGAGCACTTAAAGGAGGAGTTGGGAATCGATGAGAAAGATGAACTGATCATTTCGAGACTAGAGTTAAGCTATGAAGAACTCCCAACACACTTAAAACCTTGCTTTTTGTGCTTTGCCATGTTTCCTGAAGATTTTGAAATTGATGTTGAGAACATGGTTAACTGGTGGATTGGTGAGGGTTTTGTTTGGGGAAGAAATGGGAAAACGGCATTTGAGATAGGAGAAGAATGTCTTTCAGAATTATTTAATCGATTTTTAATACTTGGAGTGGTTAAAGATACCTTCGAGAGAAGCTATGTTTGGTGCAAAATGCATGATATGGTTCGAGATATGGTAATAAGAATTGCAAGAGAAGAGAGCTTTTTCGTGAGGTTGGACTGGGGAGGTAGTCCCGCATTCAGCGAGCGGTCTCGTCGTTTGGGAATTGTGGGGAATACAGCTGTGGAGAGCATCGGAAACAGTACCACCAGCCTGCGGGCGTTGGTCGGGGTGTCCATTCAGAACAAAGAGATGATTACAAGTTTAAAAACAATACTATGCAAAGTAAGGTGGTTGAGGGTGTTATCTCTTTCATTGTCATACACAAATCTCGATGTGGTGTGCAGCGATTGGTTGGGTGGGATAGGGTCATTACAGCACCTCGTTTATCTTAACATAGAGAGTAGTTCTGCCTTAATATCACTGCCCGATTCAATCGGAAATCTTCGTAATCTTCGGATTCTACGTTTATGGCTCTGCCCCAATTTGAAAAGGCTTCCTGTGTCAATCACAACATTAGAGAAGCTAACAGCTATCCAAATTGATTTTCAGTCTTTAGAATGCATGCCGGAAGGGCTTGGAAAGCTTTCAAATCTCGAACGGTTAGGATGGTTTAGTCCTGTGAATAAAAATGGATCCGGTATTTCGGAGTTGAAGAGCTTGACAAAACTTAGAGAACTTAGGATGGAGATGAAGTCAGttgaagaaatagaagaaggggaatggaatgtGTTATCAATGCTCCAGCATCTGCAAATTCTATGGttaaaatttggggaaatttCTGTTGAAAGAGATGGAATTGTAAAGAAGATTGAAGGTGAGCTTTCTCCTCTTAAATCCCTCAAAGAGTTGTATATTTGGAACTGGCGAGGAGAAAGGACACCTGCGTGGCTCAGTCCTACTTCCCTTCCCACTCTTCagtttcttgagatttggagaggagggattagggagatgggtcccAGATTTTGGGACAGCGAGAGTGGGGTATGGAAAGTGGAGGTCTTAGTGCTAGGTAGGTTACCATGGATGGAAGAGGAGTGGCAGAGGATGCGAAGGGCAATGCCGTCTTTAAGACTCCTCAAGGTTCGCAACTGTCCGAAGCTCAAGTTATTCCCATTCGATGTTACAGTTGATATTTGGAAGTGGAAGATAtggaggagagaagaagaagattcag GCCTGCTTCTTAAAGGTGCcgccgaagaagaagaagaagaagaagaagcaggtaTGTATGCACATGCTTTTCCCACAGCATTCTTGGCTCAAATATCTTCAGGCAATCTTAGCTGCCCCGACAAACATCACAAATGCCATGTATGTTGTGTATGGACCCAGTACTGA